The Setaria italica strain Yugu1 chromosome IX, Setaria_italica_v2.0, whole genome shotgun sequence genome has a window encoding:
- the LOC101759979 gene encoding SEC12-like protein 1 isoform X2, with translation MAGNGGEGAALGKVTCAAWIRRRDDDGPTGVSRLLVAFGRGATASSPPLLELLEFDVRASALASEPLARVVLGEDADDTARAIAVHPGGRELVCATAKGCRVFKLVYRDFGVHLISREASPLQSVGPQKCLTFSTDGAKFAIGGEDGHLRIFHWQSLNVILDEPKAHKSFRDMDISLDSEFLVSTSIDGSARIWKVDEGSPLVNLTRSPDEKIECCRFSRDGTKPFLFCTLVKGHNVWTMAVDISNWKRIGYKKLSAKPISTLSVSLDGKYLALGTCDGNFCVVEVQKMEVAHWSKKVHLGSPISSIEFCPTERVVISTSHQWGAEITKLDVPPEWKVWQIWLVLLTLFVSSAVLFYLFFKHARIHL, from the exons ATGGCGGGGAACGGCGGCGAGGGTGCGGCGCTCGGGAAGGTGACATGCGCGGCGTGGATACGGCGGCGGGACGATGACGGGCCGACCGGCGTCAGCCGCCTCCTCGTCGCGTTCGGCCGCGGCGCCACGGCCTCGTCCCCGCCGCTCCTCGAGCTCCTCGAGTTCGACGTCAGGGCCTCCGCCCTCGCCTCCGAGCCCCTG GCGAGGGTCGTCTTGGGCGAGGATGCAGACGACACGGCGCGGGCGATCGCCGTGCACCCCGGCGGCCGGGAGTTGGTCTGCGCCACCGCCAAAGGGTGCAG GGTGTTCAAGCTGGTTTATAGAGATTTTGGTGTCCACCTTATTTCAAGAGAAGCTTCACCTCTCCAATCTGTTGGGCCTCAGAAATGTTTAACATTCAGCACTGATGGTGCTAAGTTTGCTATTGGTGGTGAG GATGGACACCTCAGAATATTTCATTGGCAAAGTCTCAATGTGATTTTGGACGAACCTAAAGCTCACAAATCTTTCCGTGACATGGACATCAG CTTGGATTCAGAATTTTTAGTTTCGACATCCATTGATGGTTCTGCGAGAATATGGAAGGTTGATGAGGGGTCTCCACTTGTCAATTTGACAAGATCTCCG GATGAGAAGATTGAGTGCTGCCGTTTTTCTAGGGATGGAACTAAACCTTTCCTGTTCTGCACACTTGTAAAAG GGCATAACGTTTGGACTATGGCTGTGGACATAAGTAACTGGAAGAGAATCGGATACAAAAAACTTTCAGCTAAGCCCATTTCCACACTCTCCGTTAGCTTGGATGGGAAGTATCTTGCACT AGGAACCTGTGACGGCAACTTTTGTGTCGTGGAAGTACAGAAGATGGAAGTTGCTCACTGGAGCAAGAAGGTTCATCTTGGCTCTCCAATTTCTTCAATTGAATTTTGCCCTACTGAAAG GGTTGTAATCTCCACCTCACATCAATGGGGAGCAGAGATAACAAAACTTGACGTCCCTCCTGAATGGAAAG TGTGGCAAATCTGGCTGGTACTGTTAACCCTCTTCGTGTCATCGGCCGTCCTCTTCTACCTGTTCTTCAAGCATGCAAGAATTCACTTGTGA
- the LOC101759979 gene encoding SEC12-like protein 1 isoform X1, which produces MAGNGGEGAALGKVTCAAWIRRRDDDGPTGVSRLLVAFGRGATASSPPLLELLEFDVRASALASEPLVSGEPARVVLGEDADDTARAIAVHPGGRELVCATAKGCRVFKLVYRDFGVHLISREASPLQSVGPQKCLTFSTDGAKFAIGGEDGHLRIFHWQSLNVILDEPKAHKSFRDMDISLDSEFLVSTSIDGSARIWKVDEGSPLVNLTRSPDEKIECCRFSRDGTKPFLFCTLVKGHNVWTMAVDISNWKRIGYKKLSAKPISTLSVSLDGKYLALGTCDGNFCVVEVQKMEVAHWSKKVHLGSPISSIEFCPTERVVISTSHQWGAEITKLDVPPEWKVWQIWLVLLTLFVSSAVLFYLFFKHARIHL; this is translated from the exons ATGGCGGGGAACGGCGGCGAGGGTGCGGCGCTCGGGAAGGTGACATGCGCGGCGTGGATACGGCGGCGGGACGATGACGGGCCGACCGGCGTCAGCCGCCTCCTCGTCGCGTTCGGCCGCGGCGCCACGGCCTCGTCCCCGCCGCTCCTCGAGCTCCTCGAGTTCGACGTCAGGGCCTCCGCCCTCGCCTCCGAGCCCCTGGTGAGCGGTGAGCCG GCGAGGGTCGTCTTGGGCGAGGATGCAGACGACACGGCGCGGGCGATCGCCGTGCACCCCGGCGGCCGGGAGTTGGTCTGCGCCACCGCCAAAGGGTGCAG GGTGTTCAAGCTGGTTTATAGAGATTTTGGTGTCCACCTTATTTCAAGAGAAGCTTCACCTCTCCAATCTGTTGGGCCTCAGAAATGTTTAACATTCAGCACTGATGGTGCTAAGTTTGCTATTGGTGGTGAG GATGGACACCTCAGAATATTTCATTGGCAAAGTCTCAATGTGATTTTGGACGAACCTAAAGCTCACAAATCTTTCCGTGACATGGACATCAG CTTGGATTCAGAATTTTTAGTTTCGACATCCATTGATGGTTCTGCGAGAATATGGAAGGTTGATGAGGGGTCTCCACTTGTCAATTTGACAAGATCTCCG GATGAGAAGATTGAGTGCTGCCGTTTTTCTAGGGATGGAACTAAACCTTTCCTGTTCTGCACACTTGTAAAAG GGCATAACGTTTGGACTATGGCTGTGGACATAAGTAACTGGAAGAGAATCGGATACAAAAAACTTTCAGCTAAGCCCATTTCCACACTCTCCGTTAGCTTGGATGGGAAGTATCTTGCACT AGGAACCTGTGACGGCAACTTTTGTGTCGTGGAAGTACAGAAGATGGAAGTTGCTCACTGGAGCAAGAAGGTTCATCTTGGCTCTCCAATTTCTTCAATTGAATTTTGCCCTACTGAAAG GGTTGTAATCTCCACCTCACATCAATGGGGAGCAGAGATAACAAAACTTGACGTCCCTCCTGAATGGAAAG TGTGGCAAATCTGGCTGGTACTGTTAACCCTCTTCGTGTCATCGGCCGTCCTCTTCTACCTGTTCTTCAAGCATGCAAGAATTCACTTGTGA